The window GACAGCATTCCGGGATGATTTCGAGTACGCCAGGGAGCTTCAAGCCTCCTTCAGCGACGACCTGCGAGGGCGGATCGTTAAACTCCTTCGTGAGGACACCGCCGAGGACCCGATACCCTTCGTGGAGTATGATGAACTGCTCACGGTAGCGGAAGAAGAATTTGAGAAATTCCCGCGGATGCCGGCGGCTTTCAATAGTCAGGAGCACCAGAACCCCTACGACCACGTCTGGACTGCCGTCCGGGACTATGCCGAGTGGATTGGAGACGATGGTCTATTGGAGGAGTACCGAGATACCCTGAGGGACCGACCGTGGGAGAAGTGCGAGTGTCCCATCTGCGAGACGAACGGGATCGAGGTCTGCATCTTCCGCGGCAACGACCGAAACCGGCGTCGCGGCTTCCACAATACCCGCCGCTTCTACGACGAGTTCGCCGCGGAACTCCCAAAACTGCTCGTCGCTGTCGAGGGAACTGCCAAACTGAGCCGCTTCGAGTCGATCGAAGAGTACCTCCGAAGCGAACACCCCGACTTCTGGGAGCGCGTACACGACCTGCCGGTCGCGGAGGTCGGCGTCATCGACGCGGGGGGAGTTCACGAATCGTGGTCTGGAACGCCGTCTACTGTCTCCTTCTCGCCAGATAGGGTGGAGGAGAATTTAGCGGCACAAACAGCACGCTATCAAAAGTTGTTCCTCCTCACGACCGGCGGGGAAGCGAGCGACGCCATTTCCGGAGCCGTTGAGCAGAGTGGTTGCGAACTCCACACGTTTAGTGAGTCCGAAGCCCTACGAGAAGGGGCACTTGATGCGTGTGGTCGAAACTACGTCGCCGGTGATGATTTCGTTCCTCATCCTCCCGAGCTCGATGTCCGTGAGGGGTTGGATGTCCTCGTCATCGACCAGTGTTCCGGTTCCAAAGATATCCCAGAGGGGGCTCCCGTCTTCGATGCAGATGAGACGCTGGAATTTTCGAAGGAAGACCTGCTGAGTCGAGACAACGTTCCTGGAATTGCCGCGCGGGATCTCTATACTGGCCGACAACAGGGATTCGTGAAGGACGCTGCACGCCGGTTACGTAGTCAGGGTCACGACGTTGAGCGATACTTCATAAGTGCTGGGTTCGGACTCGTGACCGAGGAGGAATTGCTCCCTCCCTACGAGGTGACGTTCAGTTCGATGAACGTCGGAGAAATAAGAGAGCGGTCTCGCCTCCTCGGAATCCAAGAGGACCTGAGAAAAGTATTGCACGAGACAGACTACGATGTCGTCTTCTTCACTCTCGGGAGCGATTACTACACGAGCATCGATATTGACGAGATGGTTCAGCAAGTCCGTCCGGACCGTATCGGAGTGGTGTTCAACCGTGAACTAGTCGGTGATCAATTCGAGAACATTGTGTCGGTCCCCGCCCGAACGGAAGATGCGAAGAACCACGGTACAATCGTCGTAGGGCTGAAAGGACTCTATATGAAGAATTTCGCCCAACGTCTTGAGAATGTAGATATGTTGGAACCGGATAATATCGAGTACCTTTGCCGGCACGTAGAAGACGGCCCGACTCAGGCGGCTTTCGAGAAGTTTTAGCTTCGACTCCGTTAATAAATCTCATTTCTTTTATCATTCTATCGGGCTAGTATTTAAGTTGGATAGCGAGCTATCCGAGCGGGAGGCATGTTGTACAGACGACGGAAACTCGACCTCCCGCATGGGAAGGTGCAAACCCCAGTGCTATTCCCTGTCCGCAATATCGGGAAGCGGTCGAGTGACAATACGCCGGCGTACGTCGGCACTATCCCGGACTTCTCGACAGCGATGATTAACGCTCGTTCGATCCGGAACCGGGAACCAATGTGGAACAGGCTAACCAACGGAGTCACGTTACGGGAAGAGATGGATGTCCCAGAGGACACGATAGTCTTCGCCGATAGCGGGGGGTTCGATTTCACCGCCGAGGAGATCGACACTACCCCAGCAGAAACTCTCGATACCCAGGCCCAACTGGGAGCGGATATATACGGAACTGTCGATGTCCCCCTTTCGAGAGAGAACCGCGCAGCGGAAAATCAACGTCGTATCGACCAGAGCGTCGAATACGCTCTCGAGGCAAGTGATCGCCACACGGGAGACGCGTTGCTCTTCGCAAGCGTGCACGGGTATGATCCCGAGACCATCCGGAACAGCATCCAGCATCTAGAAAAGAATGGGGATTTCGATGGATACGCTCTCGGAAGTATGGTCCCCATCCGAACCGACTACAAAAAGGTAACCAAACTAGTACTTTCGGCGAGACAGGCTACAGACAAGCACTTGCACGTGTATGGTCTCGGCGGCATCGTCTACCAACCGCTCCTGCTGTACCTCGGTGTCGATAGCTTCGATTCCTCGGCGTTCATCCGAAGTGCGGGCAATCGGAACTATTTGATTCCCGGATTCGGTGGCGAACCGCTACGGAACATTGAGTCGTTAGATAGACTCCCCTGCCCGTGCCCTGTGTGTGGACAGCGGGAACTAGACGAGATCCGTGAGGACCGGACCGCTCTCACCAAACACAACCTCTGGGCTCTGGCGATTGAACTCAGGCGATTCCGGTACGTCGTCGAAGCGGGACGGGACGTTGAGGAGTATCTCGACCTCCGGTTCCAGGGGAACGAGGTGACGCGACGGGCATACGAAACCGCCAAGCAGCAAGTGCGGAGGCTCACATGACCGAAGAGAGGGCCACAATCCGACCAGTCAACCTAAGCCGCTTGGTGGAACTCACCCACGTATGCGAAGAGGGAACCAAATCCACGGAGGAAGTCGAGGTTGCCCTCGACGTCAGCCACAAACGTGCGCGAGAGGCCATCCTCGAAGCAGAACGTGTCTCGCTATTGTCTGAGAAGGGTGACGAAGAGGAGTCCGTTTACGAGACCACTGATATTGGAGAGTCGTTTTTAGAGGCTGTCCGAGAGGAGGACTGGGAACGCGCTAGTTCCATCCTTGCCACCCACAGTCCTCACTACAAGTCGTTCATCGAGACTTTAGACGAGGATGGGCAGGGCAGTTTAGATGCCCTATTGGAACGACTTGAAGATACCCAAGAGTTCACCCCGTACTCGTTCAACCAGACCGGGATTGAGGTCGTC is drawn from Salarchaeum sp. JOR-1 and contains these coding sequences:
- a CDS encoding queuine tRNA-ribosyltransferase tRNA-guanine transglycosylase is translated as MRFYVPEWDDAVDANYDFEHDELSTLDRQERELNYIWDIFDRETTPIDGVLISREQVEETKKKAERLAQYGVYDDPVLSVPDWLPTISDCGAWGYKSLPFPPYGNEEMLDFYETLEVSVGVTIDHLVLGSGKDKGRLYLDERAFGDGFEESDIPDALEDVVDLMIDEWPDEWPEYVDEYEPSIQAEDGSSVEPFSSGTFRGDIDAVLTELEHDPRAVYRADDKTFRYNLTLRNAREMYELYQAEDRPFRLMVAIQGWDPESYVEAAEEVLDIGYGYLGIGGVAGSPVHEVRKIVKDVGKTIKAFEREHNRRVDSHVFGFAKSEAFETIGRSGMSSFDSASMLRSAWTGGENYRLNNDKRYDAIRVRYPSNGDDLREAVEKSLRGREVLVSLRAYDAENSIEEEIWNWHRKAEEVLPATRDYLRDQRHDERYNASRLQDIETAFRDDFEYARELQASFSDDLRGRIVKLLREDTAEDPIPFVEYDELLTVAEEEFEKFPRMPAAFNSQEHQNPYDHVWTAVRDYAEWIGDDGLLEEYRDTLRDRPWEKCECPICETNGIEVCIFRGNDRNRRRGFHNTRRFYDEFAAELPKLLVAVEGTAKLSRFESIEEYLRSEHPDFWERVHDLPVAEVGVIDAGGVHESWSGTPSTVSFSPDRVEENLAAQTARYQKLFLLTTGGEASDAISGAVEQSGCELHTFSESEALREGALDACGRNYVAGDDFVPHPPELDVREGLDVLVIDQCSGSKDIPEGAPVFDADETLEFSKEDLLSRDNVPGIAARDLYTGRQQGFVKDAARRLRSQGHDVERYFISAGFGLVTEEELLPPYEVTFSSMNVGEIRERSRLLGIQEDLRKVLHETDYDVVFFTLGSDYYTSIDIDEMVQQVRPDRIGVVFNRELVGDQFENIVSVPARTEDAKNHGTIVVGLKGLYMKNFAQRLENVDMLEPDNIEYLCRHVEDGPTQAAFEKF
- a CDS encoding tRNA-guanine transglycosylase, producing the protein MLYRRRKLDLPHGKVQTPVLFPVRNIGKRSSDNTPAYVGTIPDFSTAMINARSIRNREPMWNRLTNGVTLREEMDVPEDTIVFADSGGFDFTAEEIDTTPAETLDTQAQLGADIYGTVDVPLSRENRAAENQRRIDQSVEYALEASDRHTGDALLFASVHGYDPETIRNSIQHLEKNGDFDGYALGSMVPIRTDYKKVTKLVLSARQATDKHLHVYGLGGIVYQPLLLYLGVDSFDSSAFIRSAGNRNYLIPGFGGEPLRNIESLDRLPCPCPVCGQRELDEIREDRTALTKHNLWALAIELRRFRYVVEAGRDVEEYLDLRFQGNEVTRRAYETAKQQVRRLT